The sequence TTCCCTCAAAAGTTTTGGATTCATAGTTTTGGGTCTATGAAAAGAGGAAGACTATTAAAAGAGGGGCAGAATCAAAAGCAAGATTTACACATGTATTGAAGAAACAGAAGACCATGTAGTAACACTGACAAAAATGAATTAAATACATTATGATTATAAAGAGATAATGAGGGCTATGATGCTACAACTCAACAGTAAGACAAGCCACGAAGAGCTCATCCAACAAAATTTTCCGGATTTCTGTATTCTGCACAAACTCACCAACATATCTATAAATAGCTTCACCAACGCTAGGAACCCAAAAATGAAGCTAGTAAGAAAAACAGCTAAACTCTTGTTCTCCATGTGCACCTGATTATCCCGGACCTTTTGGACCTCCGATCTACAAAACAATGTAACCTTTTCGCACTCAAAAACACTGGATCATGTAACCACGAATGCACTTAGTAGCATAGTAGCATAACCAGTTAGAAAGCAAGGTTGATTCTAATAATGTATGTAAGATTGTGGCAAGTTTATCTTCTCTTAAAAACTTCCAAGTATTTGCGTGCTACTCTGTGCCCTCTTTATCATTTTAATATCCGTATAAGGGATTACATCAGATTTAATAGAGAAAGGAGAGATTCATCCAAAAGAACATGATGCAGACAGAGTTCATCACAAAAGCAGTAATAATGCTGGATCAAGTAAAAAGAAACTTTTCCATAGGTGTTTGGTTTTAAGTAGAAAGCAATATGGAGAACATGTGGAGCACACAACGTAAACaagaagtaaaattttttaaatcttcaTATCATCCAAACCAAAAACTCCACATGTTCTAAACAATGATGCTTAAATCTTAAGCTGGAAAGTATGCAATCCAGATATGTGCAGGCGATGACCAACATTCTCATGGCCTTCCAGTTTTTAAGACAATAGAAGCAAGGTTGCTGCACACACTGCTAAGCTACCCTGCCTTGTAAGTCCAAATCCAAAACTCCAAATGCCTTGACAACAAAAGTTGAATCTTTAACTGGAATGCATGCGTTATATATTTGAGCAGGCCATAACTAATATTTTTGTGTCTCTTACCATTTTTTATGATGATCTCTGCACTGGCACCGTCAAGCCACCCCACCAATAAACATCTTGAATTTTATCCAAACCAGAAATTCCAAATGTCCTAGATAACCTATGAAATCACTTCGATTTTAAACTGGTGAACTGAGATATTGACTTTTATCCTCAAGGCTCTCCCACTTTATGGGTTAAGGGATGCTGCAAACTTTGCCACCATGCTTTTGAAATAATCAGCATTTCCTTGAATGCAGAATACCCATGTGTCAAGAAGTAGTTGTTCTGTACAAATATAGTCTAAGCCATGACTAATTTTGTCCCGGCTCTTTCTGAACCACATGAATTTCCATACATAGTTATGAACCATCTTGTAGATGTCATTTAATTAAAAACCCAGAATATTGAAAGCATAAAAGTCCATGactttgggaaaaaaaaacattcattTCATCATTGGATCTCAGCATTCTAATAGAATTGCAAGGTACACTGGCTATTTATCCAGTCACCTACTTTTCTGGCAATATAATAGAACTGCAAATAAATTCAGATATCCAGAACCGATGTCCGGTAATATCTATTATGCAAATATTCTACCCTcactgaatttttttattcctgaTTTATGTAGCAAATAAATttggatttgtttccaaaaGATAGAGATGTCCTGACAGAGAATGTTAGCTATAAACTATGAAGATCAAATGCTGAAATCAAAATTCTAAAGCATTTCCctccccaccaccaccattctcccaaaaaaaaaaaaaaaaaaaaagagcaaataaataaaatgaacagTAGTTGCAAGTTGAAATTCTGTTCAACAGATACTTGGCATGACGTAAACATCACATACATTTTTCTTTAGAAATTCTAGCTGACCATCACATCCATATAACAAGGTAGAAATTTGTTCCttgataaaatataattatgtttTTCAATCAGAAGATGTATTGAAGTTTTTAATCTAAAGGTAACTATTGAGTTCCAATGCTAATATAAAGAATGCAAATATATATAATCACAGCAGAAAAGTTTAAGAAATGTACGCAACCTGAGAATTGCATTATCTCTGACTAGACTATCCAATTGCACTGAAACAAGGGATTTCCATGAAATAAGGTCTCCAACGTCTTTGGTCTGTGAAGTTAATGAAAGGTAATAAGTTAAAAAGCcacagaaaatgaagaaaatcaaCCAAagagggggggaaaaaaaatcaacataccaTGACCTCCTTGCTGTCCACAATATCTTTTATATCTAATCTGATTTTCTCCACAAGTGTGTCTTTCTCCGAAATTTCATTATCAAACTCTTTGAAAATGGTGCCATATCTAGAGTTCAATTCTTCCACATATCGCTCCAAAACAGATAAACTCAGATCTAGCGATTGGACTTTTTGCATCAGTATTTTAAGGACAGTGTCCCCAGGCATCCTTCCAGCCTGCAGTGGTCGAATTCCCTTGACTGGATCTGGCACATTACCTTTTGGGATTTCACGTTTCACAGTGGAGCTTTCAGTTCCAGATTCATCAGCTTCTGATATACGATCCCCACAGAGATCATCATGTTCACTGGGCTCTGGCTGTGGGGCCACTGGTACCTTCTCAACCACCATTTCCTCAGATTGAAATGGTTTATCTTCAATCGAGATCCAATCCTCCAGCATCCGCTCAACAGCATCCACTCCATACACTTTCAGAACACTCAGCGTACAGTAAAATTCTGAACCATAATGGCTCCGCATATTCAACATTAGATACCTCACCCACTTAGGCTCCTGAAGTACAAACCTCTGTGCATGTTTGACATTTCCAGCAGTGAAATTTCCAAGCTTGATCCAGTTGTCGGTTGGATAAACCAAACTGCCTAGCAGCTCAAAATCCTTTAAGTTAGATGAATAATGCTCAAAATTTGCTATGTCAATAGTATCGACTAATGTTTCCTCTGAAAGTTCTATGACAACAAATTTCTCTTCGGCTGAGCAAGGATTCCGAAGGTACTTATCCTTGTCTTTGCACAAGATGTTAGAGGCACCTTTTGCTTCCTTATTAAAAGCTAACACTTTTGCTCCCTTTGAGTCCGAGGCATAATTGTACTCTGTACCACTAGGCTCCAATCTGTGTATTACACCACTAGCCTCGCCAGTTGTAGGCTTTCCTTTAGGGTTGATTGCTTTGCTCTTGAACTCATCAAGACCAAGCGGTGCGGCACGAGAAAGCCTGTCACTCTTTGGATTATCCTTTTCTGCTTTTGCTCCCATACCAGATGTCCCCATCTCAGATTGTTCTTTAACAGCCGAATGAAGATCTCCATTTCCTTCACTAATCTGTGATTCACTTTGGCTGAGCTTGGTCTCAACAAAAGAAGCAGGACTCTGATCAGAGTCCTTTGAATTTGtttcagaagaagaaaactcaACTCCTTGATCAGATACGTTGTTCAGTCCCAGCTCATCTTCATGCCAGGTTGATTCATCAACAGGAACTCCAGATCCATCTACATCACATCACAAAAATAGAATATAGACATTATtcaattagaaaaaaagaatatgcATAAAGGTATATTTGCATATAAGAAGTCAAATTTTAGATAAGCTCACTACtagaaaaagggggaggggtgaATATgccaaataaattttaaaaagtttGATGGTGTGATGAATATGATCTGAATATACAAAGAGTATCATCAAGCCATCACAAGCATCCACAACAGTTGAATTGTCTAAATCCTTGAGCAAGATTTTGAACATCCCTCAAGGAAGAGTAAAGACCAATACCCCAAGTCCCCAACCCATATCAGAAGTGGGAAGAATCAAAATGAAGCAATGAAGAAAACATCATGGGTCTCAGTCAAACTTTATGAGAACATATAGTATGTTGCACGCACCTATACTATGCAGAAGGCATAACTCCAAGCAACCcacaaagaaataaataagaaaccAGAATAACTAA is a genomic window of Macadamia integrifolia cultivar HAES 741 chromosome 13, SCU_Mint_v3, whole genome shotgun sequence containing:
- the LOC122060163 gene encoding SUN domain-containing protein 4-like; this encodes MQRSRRALLQRRALENAFTGRKHFYYKVSLSILAALWALVFLLNLWISYGDVYRDGSGVPVDESTWHEDELGLNNVSDQGVEFSSSETNSKDSDQSPASFVETKLSQSESQISEGNGDLHSAVKEQSEMGTSGMGAKAEKDNPKSDRLSRAAPLGLDEFKSKAINPKGKPTTGEASGVIHRLEPSGTEYNYASDSKGAKVLAFNKEAKGASNILCKDKDKYLRNPCSAEEKFVVIELSEETLVDTIDIANFEHYSSNLKDFELLGSLVYPTDNWIKLGNFTAGNVKHAQRFVLQEPKWVRYLMLNMRSHYGSEFYCTLSVLKVYGVDAVERMLEDWISIEDKPFQSEEMVVEKVPVAPQPEPSEHDDLCGDRISEADESGTESSTVKREIPKGNVPDPVKGIRPLQAGRMPGDTVLKILMQKVQSLDLSLSVLERYVEELNSRYGTIFKEFDNEISEKDTLVEKIRLDIKDIVDSKEVMTKDVGDLISWKSLVSVQLDSLVRDNAILRSEVQKVRDNQVHMENKSLAVFLTSFIFGFLALVKLFIDMLVSLCRIQKSGKFCWMSSSWLVLLLSCSIIALIISL